From a single Paludibacter jiangxiensis genomic region:
- a CDS encoding DMT family transporter has product MWLLLGALSALLLGIYDVAKKVSLQKNAVIPVLFSSIVISCLILSPLPVLSHYLPDTMKGTLLYVPPMDGRAHFYILLKSLLVLSSWLFGYFAMKHLPITIVTPIEATRPLWTLLGALVIFSERLSPYQWIGVSVTLISFYLFSMVGKKEGVVFHNNKWVFFIILAALTGAASGLYDKFLMREFNRVGVQVYYLFYQAIIMGIITLFLWYPKRKTSTPFQWRYSIIGISVFLTLADFVYFFALSDPDAMISLLSTVRRAGVVVSFSIGAFVFREKNIKVKFICLAGVITGTLILLLGK; this is encoded by the coding sequence ATGTGGTTATTATTGGGTGCACTCTCTGCACTTTTATTAGGCATCTACGATGTTGCAAAAAAGGTTTCGCTTCAAAAAAACGCGGTTATTCCGGTACTTTTTTCGTCCATCGTTATTTCCTGTCTTATTTTATCTCCGCTGCCGGTATTGTCGCACTACTTGCCCGACACGATGAAAGGCACGCTGCTGTATGTTCCGCCAATGGATGGCAGAGCGCATTTTTACATCTTACTGAAATCGTTATTGGTGTTGTCTTCGTGGCTGTTTGGTTACTTCGCAATGAAGCACCTGCCCATCACAATTGTCACACCGATTGAAGCCACACGACCACTCTGGACGCTACTCGGAGCGTTGGTCATTTTTTCGGAAAGATTATCCCCTTATCAATGGATTGGAGTATCCGTAACATTGATTTCATTCTACCTTTTTTCGATGGTTGGAAAAAAAGAAGGCGTGGTTTTCCACAACAATAAATGGGTCTTTTTTATTATCTTAGCAGCGCTTACGGGAGCCGCCAGCGGACTCTATGACAAGTTTCTGATGAGAGAATTCAACCGGGTGGGAGTTCAGGTATATTACCTTTTCTACCAGGCTATTATAATGGGTATCATCACGTTGTTTCTCTGGTATCCCAAACGTAAAACATCGACGCCGTTTCAGTGGCGATATTCGATTATCGGCATTTCGGTATTTCTTACCCTGGCCGACTTCGTCTATTTCTTTGCACTCTCCGATCCCGATGCCATGATATCGCTTCTTTCTACTGTTAGAAGAGCCGGAGTTGTAGTATCATTCTCAATCGGAGCTTTTGTCTTTAGAGAAAAGAACATTAAAGTCAAATTTATTTGTCTTGCAGGTGTCATAACCGGCACTTTGATCTTGTTACTGGGTAAATGA